The DNA sequence TTTCACCATGGTAGAGGAGGCTCAAATTTCCTGCAGAATTCAAACAGCGTTGCCATCTGAATATGAGAGATCATGTGACTTCTGTTTCTTAACAGTCTGCGCCGTGATGTCCGTGCAGCCCGACTCGGTCGTGCCCTGTCCGTGTGCGCCATGGACATGATCTGCACCGACCATTAATTACTAGCACTTAAGGCTACCGCCCTGTTCCACTAGTTTGCTGACTCGACGCAGCACGACTTCATCTACACGTTGTGAAACGCCGGCGAGCGGCTCAATGAAGTACTAGCGCTGCGTTGGTGGGATTTCCGGCTCAACGGTGTAACTTTGCACGTGGTGATACGTACCGCCAAGTAGCGCCGATCTTAGCCTGTTTTCCAGAAGCTATTTTTCAGGATTTTCACTCATGAACCTGTACAGCATTCTTTTCTTGGAATAACTCGCTGCTGGGCCTGTGAACATCACAGCAATAAATGTATGCCGGAATCATCAAATATTCGTAATATCCGGTATTTACAGAATTACGATTATAAGTTTATACGACTTTACTCTTTTGCGATTATGTGACATTGTTCCTTAAAGTCGCATTTACGCTTTTAAGTTTAACAAACTTGCTCGTTCTGCAATTATGGCAGCCGATCTAGTTTTAATTCCCGTCCAGCCGAGTCCTTATGATGTATGGGCGGCTGAAGAAGTTGTAAACCTAATTAGCGAAGCCAGAATATATAAAGAAACCCTTAAATCTGTATTTGTGGTTAATCGTAAAATTACAAATACGGCAATTGGTCGCGATGTTGTGGAAGCCTTGGCAACGTATAAGACACGGGTACTGAATAATACTGTCTCTCAGCGGGTAGTGTTTGCTGAGGCTGCGGGTCAGGGTAAGGCAGTGCTTGAGCTGGGTGAATCCTCTGCAGCTAATGAAATTAAAGCGCTGGTTAAAGAAATACTGGAGATCGAATAATGACAGGTAAAAAAGTGAACTTTTCGCGCAGGGCTGAAAGAACCGTTTCGGCTGATGCCTGGGTTGAAAATCGTGAACCGCCTTCAGAACAGCCAGAGCAGGAAAAAATGAAGCGCCTGACCATTGACGTAACGGAGAGCCTGCACAAGGCCATTAAGTCAACCTGTGCAAGCCGTGGCACCAAGATTGCTGATGAGGTCAGGGAACTTCTTCGGGAAAAGTATCAGCCTGACTAATTTGATGTTACATCGTTTTGACGTAAATAAAGAAAAGTAGAAATGCGATAAAACAGAAACACAGAAGCACAAATACCTTCGGTTTGTGCTTTTGCTTACTGTCGGGAACTCAGAGAAACGAATGTTGTATGATGGCTATAAAATCTCGTGCATTATCTGCTGTACCCTTTCAAAGCATGGATAGCAAGCCACAATGTACTGTGTCCAGGTAGGCCTAATTTATGCGTCAGACAAATAAATCCAGTGATATCGTATTAACGTAAATGCAGAAATACGTAATCACAGGCACTTGCAACCTTTACTGAAACCCAATTTGCGGTAAATCATAAAACCGCTGCCAGTATCTCTCGTAAAATCTGCCTCAGCTTCTCAACCTCTTGGCTAGCGGACCACAACAGTATCACTGTCCGGATAGCTCTGGGTTAAGTATCAGCCATGAATTAAAAGTAAAATCGCATAAACGTAAATACAGAAATAAAGAAAAGCGATTATGCAAAACAAAGATGTAAAGATTCTTGCGACTTATGCAGCTATTTTATTGGGGCGATCAGCAAATGTGTCGTATAAACCGGCAACGGATTCCTGTCATGAGCCACGATGTCCTGACGTTGACCGCAGTCGGGCGTGTTTGATTCTAAATAGCGCAGCGCAGAGTATAAGACAGCAGAGCCAATTTTATCGTAAAAACAGAAATGCGATTATACAGAAAGAAGGAACGCTTAGACTTGCGGCTTGTTTAAGCATTCTTCAGTGTAGATTACAGAACATGTTGTATAAGGCAGGGCCAATATCTCGCGTTTTATCAGTCTTGACTTTTAAAAGTTTGGCCACAGTCATAATGTATCAATGCCCAGTTTCCTGTGACATATATACCAGCCGGATTAATTTATAAAAAATCGTATTAACGTAAATGCAGAAAAAAGAAACATAGATGTTTGAGGCTTGCGTAACTGTTCTCCTGTTTAATCACAGAGCGCGTTGTACACGGGGTTAATAGTATGCGTTTTATCAGTCATAGCTTTTCAAAAACCTGACCACAGGCAAAACACACCTTTGTCCAGCTTGCTCAGGTATAAGTGCCAGCTGAGCATTTTCAAACCGCATCGCATAGACGTAAATGCAGAAAAACAGAAATACGATAATGCAGAAAAGATAACGTACCGGCATTGCGGCTTGGGCTGGTATTTTTTTGGCGATTAACAGATGTGTCGTGTAAACCGGCAACAGAGTTAACCTGTCATGAGCCATGGTTTTCCAACGATCAGGTCGGCAAATCAGGGAGCTAAATAGAAGTCGCGTAGGGACAAATACCGGACAGCCAGTTACACTATATCGTTTTAACGCAAATACAGAAAAAAGAAAAACGATTATACAGAAATGAAGAAATGCAGAAGATAGAACCTAAGCTTCAACCTTACTTTCAGTACATCAACGAAACGCGTCATGTAAGGCAGCGATAATTTCTCGCGTTTCATCTGCCATGGTTTCTCGATACCCTGACCGACAAACCACAACGTCCCTCTGCCAGCTTTGTTAAGTCTGCCCATAATACGCATCAGCGCCTCGCTGTTAGCCTTTGGTTTTAACTTATCAAACAGGCCTAACTGCGCGACGCTACTATTATAAAAATTGTCCAGCCTAATACCTGCCTTCACGTATCGCGGAGCGTCAGCCCACATTTGTTAAAAAACAGATATGGCCATCTTAATGATCTCTCTGGTGTCATTTGTAGGGATCTGACATTTTGCTGATCCATGAGGGGGCCAATATTCCCCGCTTTAGTCATATCCATTGGTGCGAAAAAAACGATAAACTGTCCAGCAATACTGCTTTTCTCCGTGGAGCTTTTCAGCGGCACGTTCGGCAAAAACGCACAGTAATTGACGAACTTCATCCTTACTCGTGACTTTAGTCCCGTAAGATAGGCTGCACACGATTTGCTGCTTGTTTGACGGAATTTCCTCTAGCTTCAGGCAGCATTCTCCCCGTAGCTCTCTGACGCTGCGCTCCAGAACAACGTTCAAATTCTTGCGGATGAAAACTCTGTTAACCGCTTGTATAATTTACAGAAGCGTGAGTTACGTTTACTTTCAGCGTTAGCTGGCGTCAGCCATTGTGGTTTCTGGGCTTTACGGCTCGGGAGCGGACAGCGGATATCAACGCTCCCTGCATCAGCAGTAGGCCGGGCATTCACTGGTCATAAAAGACGTGGCTGCTAGGAACCGAACGGTTTTACCCGTCCATGGAGAAGGCATTTTCATCTCCTGTTGCCTTGTTTCGTTCTCAGTAAACTTTCGCCGTGCAGAAACCAAGCATATGTGCGGTCTCGCGAAAGTCTCAGAGCTAAACGTCCGCCCCCGGCGTCTTACGGGCTGCAGTTTTGCGCTTTTTTCCTGAGTGCTGATCATCTATGAGAACGGAAAACGTTACATCTAGCGCGCAAGATATCCGCCGTCCTGTTATTAGGCCTTCAGTGAATATCGTTTACCGGGATCCGCTTAATTGCTAAACTGAATACAGATTTTCGCCGTATTCAGGCATACAAACAGGATTACGAACGTGGCAAGCGCAGACCAGCTAAAGGCACTGATTAAATCGCACATAAGCCGCGATGATAGTCACTTTTATTCAGTGGCTATGCAGGTCGCTGCGCATGAAGCCAGACAGGGCCACGGCCGGCTTGCGGAAGAACTCCTGAGCATGCTGGATAAAGGTAAGGCGAAGCTTGCCGCTGATAAAGGTGGGAAACTTGTCCCACTGTCGAATGCCGCGAAGTCCCGCACTGAGCTGGGTAACTTGTTAAGCGTCAGTGAACCCGATGATCGTATTGCTGATATGGTGCTCAGTAATTCAGCCGAAGCACAGTTGAACCGACTTGTTCGTGAACAGCGTATGATGACACGTATCCGTGAACATGGTCTTTCTCCTCGTCGTAAAGTACTGCTGGTGGGGCCTCCCGGAACGGGAAAAACCCTGACTGCTTCAGTGCTGGCGGGCGAGCTGGGCATTCCGCTGTTTCAGGTGCGTTTTGATGCCCTGATCACAAAATTTATGGGGAAACGGCCGCCAAGCTCCGTCAGATTTTTGATGCGATGGTCGATATCCGCGGCGTTTATTTTTTCGATGAGTTCGACGCTATCGGCTCGCAACGGGGACTGGCAAACGACGTCGGTGAGATCCGCCGCGTGTTGAATAGCTTTTTGCAGATGATCGAGCAGGATAACTCTAACAGCGTCATTGTTGCTGCAACGAACCATCCTGAGATCCTTGATTATGCTTTGTTCAGACGCTTTGATGATGTCGTTGAATATCACCTGCCCACATTGGATCAGGCGCTTGAGCTGCTGCGCACCAGGCTTGACGATTTCATTCCTAAGCCTTTCAGGAAAGCCGGGCTGGAAAAATTACTCGCCGGACTCAGTTACGCAGAAATCTGCCGCGCGGCAGATGAGTCGATGAAAGAAGCGCTAATGAGTGACAAAAACAGCGTGGATCTGGTGCTGCTGGAAAATGCTCTACAGGAACGGCATCAGGTCAGCCAGAAGCTGATAAATAACGGAAATTATAAATTAAATCATGACGGAACCAGCCGCTAACCGACAACGCCACATTATTCTTCCCTGTACGTTTGTCAATGAACCGTTCAGAACGCCCTCAACAGGTGGTGGCTCTTCACCACTCCTACCGGAACGAGATCGCCAGCAGCACGGCACCATGCTTATGGGCCATCTGCAGCAGGTCAAGGCCATTGCCGCGAAGGCGAAGTTAGTGCAAAACGCCGTTGGGCTTCAGAGCGGAGTCGGCATACAGGTAGAATTTGTCGGTCAGCCTGACATAGCACTGGCATTCGAAAGCTTGGGCTATGAGGTAGGTCGCGATAAGGCAAAGCACATCGAACTCCTCAGCCTTCATGTCGATGAAAATATCACCTCGGCGAACGTCTTCATTCCCGATGGGAAAATTATCCATTTTGAAAATTACCTGAATGACTATCTGACAGACCGGCGCCGCGCGGACAATGTTTCACTCGATCGGAAGGCGTTAGTCAATACGCTGTCGGCTATTCGGCTCTCAACAATCCGCTCTCTGTGGACTGATGAACCGAATCTTTTGCCAGCCGATCCTGCTGAGGAATTCTGGTGGGAGGTATGGCTACCGGTGCGCGGAAACCGGGCGGCGGTATTTGAAGATTTCCGGGCTGTAATTGCTGCCTGTCAGTGCCGCGCAAGCGAGCATGCAGTTCCGTTCCCTGAACGGACCGTGACGTGGATGTATGGCTCTCAGAGCGCTTTCTCACAGTCAGCGCTTTTGCTTAACTGTGTGGCCGAGCTTCGCCGGGCAAAAGATACGGCGGAATTCTTTACCGGCTCAGGATTCGTCGAGCAGCGGCTCTGGGCCGATGATGCACTGGCACGTCTTCAGATCCCCGCAGAGGGAGAAGATGTGCCTTACGTGTGTCTGCTCGACTCCGGACTGAACCGGGCACATCCGCTGCTGGCCCCGCTGGTGCATGAAAATGATATTCATACCGTCAGCGAAGCTTGGGGGACTGACGATCGCGTTAATCACGGTACAGGACTTGCCGGTATTGCTTTGTATGGGGACATGTTTGAAACGCTAACTGGCCAGAGTGCACTGATCATTAATCATCGTCTTGAGTCAGTGAAACTTACTAGCGGGCAGGGTAATAATAGTGCGGGTGGCGCGCATGAGCATGCCTACCTCTTTAGCAATGCGGTCACGCGCCCTGAAATCCTGAATAACCGACGCCGGGTTTTCAGCTCAGCCGTTACGGCCACGGACTATCGCGATTTTGGCAGGCCCTCCGCATGGTCCTCAATGGTCGACTCGCTGGCTGCGGACTCTGGCTCAGAGCCAGCTTATCCGCGCCTTTTCGTTCTCTCAGCTGGTAATATTTTTGACCGCGATCACTGGAAGACGTATCCGGACAGCCTTTCGGTTAACCAGATCCACGATCCGGCGCAAGCCTGGAACGCGCTCACAGTCGGAGCCTGCACTCACAAAACGACAGTTAATGAAGCTGACTTCTGGCCACTTGCGACTGAGGGAGGTCTCAGCCCCTTCACCTCAACTTCAACGCTGTGGGACAATGTGTGGCCACTGAAGCCGGACGTGGTCTTTGAGGGCGGAAATGCCGCAGCCAACAGTGAATTTGCGGATAACTTTGCGAGCCTTGAACTACTAACGACAGATGCCTATCACCATCGCCGACTGTTCTCCACCACCAATGCCACCAGCGCGGCTTCTGCGCTGGCGGCAAAAATGGCGGCACAGTTAATGGCGCAATTCCCGGATCTGCGACCAGAGACCATCCGTGCGCTGATAACGCACTCAGCCCGTTGGACCACTCGGATGCTTGAGATGTATCCACCTGCTAATCAGGGGGAATATGCGACCCTGATCCGGCATTGCGGCTGGGGCGTGCCTGATGCTGAACTGGCTATCTGGAGCAGGAGCAACAGCCTGGCGCTAATAGAGGAAAGCAGTCTGTTCCCTTATCATCGCACCCGGGATGGGATCAAAACCCGGGAAATGAATCTTCATGCACTGCCGTGGCCGGCTGATGAGCTACTAGCCCTGCAGAACACGCCGGTGGAAATGCGCGTGACGCTGTCGTATTTCATTGAGCCTAATCCATCTGCCCGCGGCTCGGCGTCGAAATTCTATTATCCTTCGCACCGTCTGCGATTTGCCATGAAGCGACCAACCGAGCGGCTGGATGAATTCAGAACACGTATTAATGCGGCCGCAGAGACCGAAGAGGGCACTTCTGCCGTGTCGGGAAGCGACAGCAACTGGCTGCTCGGATCCCGTCAGCGTCACAAGGGCTCGCTGCACCAGGATATCTGGAGGGGCACTTCTGCTGAGTTAGCTAATTGCGGCTACGTGGCCGTCTATCCTGGGCAGGGGTGGTGGAAAACCCGCCGGGCGCTAGAGCGCTATGATTCAGAGGCACATTACAGCCTCATCGTCTCTATTCACTCACCGGGTACTGATATCGATCTGCTGACACCGGTCCAAATAAAAACCGATGCGCTGATCGCCAACAATATTGAGATATCATCCTGAACAAGGCTCTTTTGCCAAGGATATCAGCCGGCTGGAACAGCCGACACGGCGCTTACGGTTTTCTTTTTTCAGTTTACGCGTCCCGTTTTGACGGAAAAAGGTATGTCGCGCTCTACTAGAGAAGTACCGACAGCGCTAGATAAGCCATCAGACAGTGATAATACATTATCACTGTCTGATGGCTGTTACTTTATGGCAGGGCGTTAGTTAAGGTTATGAAAAATGTAGTTTATATCTTAGCATGTATGCTCTTATATAAATGTGTTTGAATTATTATACTCTTCGCTTCTGACATAAATTAGCCCGTCGCGGGCATACAGTCTGCTATGAGCTGAGAGTTCAACCAATGGATATAACTCACGGGTTAAAACGCTCTGCGGGAGACTCGTAGTTTAGCATTTTTTCTCGGCCTCTCCTTAAGTTGCCTGGCAACATTATTTAGCCTTTGCTGGCTGTGAACTGACAGGTCTGTCCCTTTTGGAAAATACACTCTGAGCAGTCTGTTCGTGTTTTCATTTGAACCACGTTGTCAAAGAGACTAACAGTCTCAAATATAAACCTGTATATCAGTGGCTAAAGTAAATATGCTGTGACTGGTTATTTCAGCTCCTCTGCCCCAGGTTAATGTTTTATAAAGTTCAGCTGGTAAAGTTCGGACTTGTATGATTAGTGCTGATATTACCGTCGGCTCTAGATATCACAGATTTTAACCAGCATAACGACGAACCAGGGTTAGCGTTCCACCAGGGTGATGATAAAGGAATTTTTAGCGCTCTGTATAAGGTCACCTTCTCAGTGGCCCGGTATCGCTCAGTCTGTTATACCGGGTGGTCTGACGCTGAAATGGACAGTATCCGGGATTGCTCCCAGCCCTCTACCTTTAAGCGATTTTGTTCTGGATTTTCGTACTGTTCTTCTGCTTATCAGACACTGTTGCAGTTCTTTTTTAACGCTCCCCGGGTTTGTATGAAAAGCGTTTTATAAATTATTTCGTGTGATTGGAGCATTCTCTGACTAGCGGGACAACAGCGTGTCCGCCAGCCGGCGTTTTGTTGCGAGCCGCCCTGACGCATTTTTCTTGCAGTGATTTTACACAATGCAGGTTATTCCGTTAGCTTGCAGGGTTTAGGTCTCAGGGTACTGTCTCATGCTTTTTTGCCAGCGTTTGATGCAGGGTATTGCTTTGCGTCCCCGAGTCTCTTGATCTCGTGGCTGAGAGTCGACGAGGCTCTTGATAATTTATCTGCTATTTCCTGATACTGAGCTTTTTAACCAGCCCTCCGGATATCTCCATATCTCCTCTCGTTCATCAGGCGAAAGAGACAGCGGGTGGCCTGTTTGGGTTGGGAGAAGATACCCGCCTGCCTGAAAAAATCGTGGGCATAATCGAAGTGGGATATCTGTCGAACATTTTGTCGATATCATGCAAACAATCCCCCTGATTATACCTGTTTTGAATAACCGCTTTCTGTTCTGTCGTGTAGTAAATACGCATTCTTCGTTTCATGGTAACGCCCTCACTGTTTAAGGATAGCGTTGCATTGACCAGTTGAACTTACAGCGAAGAGCGGACATATGCTCGTTTGTACGTCTTTCACCCTTATGTGCTAACGACATGTTCTCTCCACGCATAAGGCCTGAAGCCGATGACTGCAGGTTTTCGTCTGCATTCATAGCTCCTGCCTCGTAAAGTCACATCGTTTTCCTGAAATGCCTCGTCAGAAGTGAGATCACGATATTAACTCTTGTGGATTCAGCTCTGGCCGATGTCACCGCATAGACGTTGCGCTTTGCCAGGGAAAGCCTGGTAGGGCGCG is a window from the Candidatus Pantoea bituminis genome containing:
- a CDS encoding plasmid partition protein ParG, which produces MTGKKVNFSRRAERTVSADAWVENREPPSEQPEQEKMKRLTIDVTESLHKAIKSTCASRGTKIADEVRELLREKYQPD
- a CDS encoding DinB/UmuC family translesion DNA polymerase is translated as MCSLSYGTKVTSKDEVRQLLCVFAERAAEKLHGEKQYCWTVYRFFRTNGYD
- a CDS encoding DUF4113 domain-containing protein, coding for MKAGIRLDNFYNSSVAQLGLFDKLKPKANSEALMRIMGRLNKAGRGTLWFVGQGIEKPWQMKREKLSLPYMTRFVDVLKVRLKLRFYLLHFFISV
- a CDS encoding S8 family peptidase; this translates as MGHLQQVKAIAAKAKLVQNAVGLQSGVGIQVEFVGQPDIALAFESLGYEVGRDKAKHIELLSLHVDENITSANVFIPDGKIIHFENYLNDYLTDRRRADNVSLDRKALVNTLSAIRLSTIRSLWTDEPNLLPADPAEEFWWEVWLPVRGNRAAVFEDFRAVIAACQCRASEHAVPFPERTVTWMYGSQSAFSQSALLLNCVAELRRAKDTAEFFTGSGFVEQRLWADDALARLQIPAEGEDVPYVCLLDSGLNRAHPLLAPLVHENDIHTVSEAWGTDDRVNHGTGLAGIALYGDMFETLTGQSALIINHRLESVKLTSGQGNNSAGGAHEHAYLFSNAVTRPEILNNRRRVFSSAVTATDYRDFGRPSAWSSMVDSLAADSGSEPAYPRLFVLSAGNIFDRDHWKTYPDSLSVNQIHDPAQAWNALTVGACTHKTTVNEADFWPLATEGGLSPFTSTSTLWDNVWPLKPDVVFEGGNAAANSEFADNFASLELLTTDAYHHRRLFSTTNATSAASALAAKMAAQLMAQFPDLRPETIRALITHSARWTTRMLEMYPPANQGEYATLIRHCGWGVPDAELAIWSRSNSLALIEESSLFPYHRTRDGIKTREMNLHALPWPADELLALQNTPVEMRVTLSYFIEPNPSARGSASKFYYPSHRLRFAMKRPTERLDEFRTRINAAAETEEGTSAVSGSDSNWLLGSRQRHKGSLHQDIWRGTSAELANCGYVAVYPGQGWWKTRRALERYDSEAHYSLIVSIHSPGTDIDLLTPVQIKTDALIANNIEISS